The proteins below come from a single Treponema phagedenis genomic window:
- a CDS encoding Ig-like domain repeat protein, with protein sequence MKSHLKLKWKLLLLITLLSPVFFTCKGNVGLGSTIDITPPTVRIDSPEAAGAPARGSFVIKGKAEDDTQIKSVHVMLLDSNGGLKSSGHAELSDKSGASRSTAKDVREWWILFENKMEGGKHVLPDGEYTIKVDVVDESGKTATTTTKFTIDNTPPVLVLHRPSTVMSSETPDRYGKDLWLEGMSADDSGVSKIVMRAYADKEGTTLLAEKTLENVPPTVEIKVGSRNGSNNGNKKDDFYNTIYNKRGKNPVYCTIEIFDNAKQYTKEGASGEGNSTTSYYLYAPLYDEVFSLVNTNDIYRAFAGFNIAEDKGLDKGKIISLLSKDNAAVSEAFKANGKEKGSFTLDPDASPEYELLGFQAVAEDAGVDSYNTIGKGSTITVQLSAGLDKAPLDKNSFVFCYMTKETYEKYRKDPALQSFGQTPESLFKDNSKKEIRDGIIQLDAKLTPQGTSYIATYTFKDKELKVNHPYVFIAAGREKKGRNKLGNQLRMKTETAGDFIYGFKVAGLVDIEPPRILPEYPQEGVLFDPAKKISAIIFDASGIQEARVHYRYKNEEEKEVLLSPESGKANMYTAALPAADLKEGQYEVWFTAIDKAEPPNTNTGANSKITVTYDKEDPDIKNVQVNGTAISNGGKLNVKSNDIHITGEVIESHGLEYLKIKGDGVPFSSSGDTYSFDRTLLLEDENHTIKIEARDKAGKVSSIEFTLCVDTTAPTLHNIKLAHQENAASGGSLTTDSSVVPIVGIADDGANGSGIAEVQCQVEGGDWKLLAGRVDNGKYAFTDSVVIATGEQKTITLQAIDRVGNKSDKWQYTVSVASNIPIITVEVLAPTPSENLISKDNGTLCYLKGITDIRLYAELPNANGGEKLVVEVVRLNENGQSKVALEDFFADPNAVKALTIKPDSSGKDASKFTIKDGVADGEYQITAKQNKHSKTVKLIIDNTPPKVESRVPFYDSASSTEVYKFTSLQNFYGTITDGSSGSGVKSITAKIDGANHELIRTGGAWKSKEAPSLNEGMHTLVLNYEDNLGNKGSSSEISFVYDDADPVLSEITVNSETSAQVLVGVDTTGKILKNIEIKGNVQDNVDMKFVRVSIGKPDGTYKKDFPVISIPGSTETSWTQTITKDDLKNSSVYVGGPYIITITAEDAAGRRTIQTRSVEIDSEKPKVTVEYPQVINKTITIKGTSSDNVALQFVKIVKKDGSELIGVSESSGDDPNKAEFSGTKAYNWSFKLDTTKYTDNQDLTLKAIAKDKAGLDVEKEFTLKINQDSDRPRIVITNANKDPDKADTYTLTNGRTLYGSIQDDDGVVKELKISKDGGRTYESVTNIGGGWQYAFDKDGTYTITFKATDSIGTVFPSPSGTPPAEKAPYVYYEQEAPTNGINTFNLVVDNTEPECKSIQFTRKDDYSGLEALKQNAKFKAEKIYVQIKAFDANGIKAVKLAMKDKTVQATKKSASGTEEIWQAAFDFSAAGLEGTNALNITLIDNAGKKAERSTSLIIDHTPPTASIDYPKEDSPQSGKITISGMVKDVKDSNGEEHMGSGVNPQGTKWLIVPTANDVPTATTTGWHDMKTSTVANWNFEYNFTTAIGTTEAECENYGTKTGDYYTIPVYVLTEDTVGNKAVTTFSVLYNPDGTKPIVHVLSPTKDAIVGGTIQIFGSSTVAVGTPDHIGEVHIQFSKTGNFNNTDCIFNGKDWWNNEEGVLVPDTDSPTGGGASWRMTVNEDGKLNPPTGDKWPLWFRLRAKNKIAGTIGAWSEPIEIAVDKSAPTIGSPTEIQLESMAGGNNKVYVPNMWISKDLKLTGSLHDESGIKELMITGDLEGGIPIGLAEALNTGWICEDTHNKPTGAGVTAKNYLLNLPLDLDKLTQDAKNNKAFKVKIRIVEDTNKNLSADREFTFRYDIENPVGDFGTLLYTSNAEFGVNSITDSNLVENLGGSHTGKKMLVGNTVVTPTGINGHTVSFIPAITAGRHNYIVFAPDTIVKDNTWTIRGVANDDGSGINEVVAWLNVSNTATQKITCKAGDPTNKILRQLGGQCTWEAQLTLPADFPDGKGTVHYEIKDASGNTTGEKTAEILVRRKPIQVSKITLKTKYGTDGVTYDGAPKMKQDSELNATGTVETKDFAFKSITDSKIKVEFSGGEGTVQYRLKYGGTVLAGHDLRQIGNTGTITLSKANLEKIKNSVGEVPKELVLELWDAAKGYTQGTDSCNAIVTIKTLFNALDDKSPVVVIHDFHWNSEDDNSLFENSKEKGHVEIVDTPSVSGKVSIRGIAYDNINITTLTATLPNGTVTATQGTDGTWSSDKKMNNDGCKFVIEKHDVDFRGYYLKWRLDWDTEKTTVGNGKEITVIANDGTNESASSNAAITGEIKEITRTDKRYATHDSFVNAKPNQFIAFKDGEKLYATHIRSVNGNTIELNEDVPKELTTALLYSYTANKTKIMVNVVPYITKLGTFLSDAAGTEFARSALGYYSVYTGEMIKLYGFNLTKKPVVTFAGNSLTVGNKVTNDGEPYYPITVPNAAQSGQLTVTVGGIEATNNLNKNPAFKEEPKKGIEITKYAYNSCANAANKKLNDDLQLYVWKVDAFHSSIAKDITSPRLKIAADGRWYMSYGEGIPSMVVNKNGTKTSIDYSYNKFHNTAVAYDEAGNIYALATNTDRISDTSAKFSFYSREVSKKDGNTSYTSNWTGKSRLEPVYNTVNGTGIYNINRVKRPKMVAAGNTNEAKIYMAYFDSNHSDNPVKFRYGTVMSDNTFTGGLKDGGNNSTASDCHIIANKNTEYKGGDYAAVGVTKRGVAVVAWYDAAARRLVYSWNSNPETPQTSTTTTDNTWQKNAQVIDNQYAGWYVDLVVDENDGIHIAYYNNAKGDLKYAYLSQYNKAAKVVTVDSYLSVGTQITINTRKEGDNIVPYISYYAPAFTQTASSVKVAWRTDFTNLKPGAGKDDKDIGTDDSFTGKWEVMTVSMAGHIPNDDIIANGVPTGTINGWNGAIVLGFMTDDGYKKAVLTK encoded by the coding sequence ATGAAATCCCACTTAAAACTTAAATGGAAACTTTTATTATTAATCACTTTATTATCACCGGTGTTTTTTACCTGTAAGGGGAATGTCGGTCTTGGTTCTACCATAGACATAACCCCGCCGACGGTTCGCATTGATTCTCCGGAAGCGGCGGGAGCCCCTGCGCGCGGTTCTTTTGTAATTAAAGGAAAAGCCGAGGATGATACGCAAATAAAAAGCGTACACGTTATGTTACTTGATAGCAACGGTGGCCTTAAATCCTCGGGGCATGCAGAACTGAGCGATAAATCCGGTGCATCCCGCTCAACGGCGAAGGATGTGCGGGAGTGGTGGATACTTTTTGAAAACAAAATGGAGGGCGGAAAACATGTGTTGCCCGACGGAGAATATACAATAAAAGTTGATGTTGTGGACGAAAGCGGGAAAACGGCAACAACGACCACAAAGTTTACGATAGACAATACGCCTCCTGTGTTGGTACTGCATCGTCCGAGCACGGTAATGAGTTCGGAGACACCTGACCGGTACGGCAAAGACCTGTGGTTGGAAGGCATGTCAGCCGATGATTCGGGGGTTTCAAAAATAGTTATGCGCGCGTATGCAGACAAAGAGGGTACAACCTTGTTGGCGGAAAAGACCCTGGAAAATGTTCCGCCGACGGTAGAAATTAAAGTAGGCTCACGTAACGGCAGTAACAATGGCAATAAAAAGGATGATTTTTATAACACGATTTATAACAAACGTGGAAAAAATCCGGTGTACTGCACGATAGAAATATTTGATAATGCAAAGCAGTATACAAAAGAAGGAGCAAGTGGCGAAGGGAACAGCACCACAAGCTATTACTTATATGCACCGTTGTATGATGAAGTATTCTCGTTAGTAAACACAAACGATATATATAGGGCATTTGCGGGGTTCAATATTGCTGAGGATAAGGGGCTTGATAAAGGCAAGATTATTTCCCTGCTTTCAAAAGACAACGCCGCCGTCAGCGAAGCGTTCAAAGCGAATGGAAAAGAAAAAGGCTCTTTTACACTTGATCCGGATGCGAGTCCTGAATATGAACTGCTCGGATTTCAGGCGGTTGCAGAAGACGCGGGTGTTGATTCGTATAATACAATAGGAAAGGGCAGCACGATAACCGTGCAACTTTCAGCGGGACTTGATAAGGCTCCGCTTGATAAGAACAGTTTTGTCTTTTGCTACATGACAAAAGAGACGTATGAAAAGTACAGAAAAGATCCGGCGCTACAGAGTTTTGGTCAGACTCCTGAATCATTATTTAAAGACAATTCTAAAAAAGAGATACGAGACGGGATAATACAACTTGATGCAAAACTGACCCCGCAAGGCACCTCCTATATAGCGACCTATACCTTTAAAGACAAGGAGTTAAAAGTTAATCACCCGTATGTATTTATAGCGGCAGGGCGTGAGAAAAAGGGGAGAAATAAGCTTGGGAATCAGCTAAGAATGAAAACCGAGACTGCCGGTGATTTTATCTACGGATTTAAGGTTGCAGGTTTGGTAGACATCGAACCGCCGCGCATTCTGCCGGAATATCCGCAAGAAGGAGTTCTCTTTGATCCTGCAAAAAAAATTAGCGCCATTATTTTTGATGCATCCGGAATACAAGAAGCAAGAGTTCATTATCGATATAAGAATGAGGAAGAAAAAGAAGTCCTTCTTTCACCTGAAAGCGGAAAAGCAAATATGTATACCGCGGCACTGCCTGCTGCTGACCTAAAAGAGGGTCAGTATGAAGTATGGTTTACAGCAATAGATAAAGCGGAACCCCCGAATACAAATACAGGAGCAAACAGCAAAATAACGGTAACGTATGATAAAGAGGATCCGGACATTAAAAACGTACAAGTGAATGGAACAGCTATAAGTAATGGTGGCAAACTCAATGTTAAGTCGAATGATATACACATAACCGGAGAAGTTATAGAATCGCATGGACTTGAGTATTTGAAAATAAAAGGCGACGGGGTACCCTTTTCTTCTAGTGGTGACACCTACAGCTTTGACCGAACACTGTTACTTGAAGATGAAAACCATACTATCAAAATTGAAGCAAGAGACAAGGCGGGGAAGGTTAGCAGTATAGAATTTACTCTTTGTGTGGATACGACAGCGCCTACGTTACACAATATAAAGCTTGCACATCAAGAAAATGCCGCTTCCGGCGGATCTCTTACAACAGATTCAAGTGTTGTGCCTATTGTGGGTATAGCGGACGATGGGGCGAACGGCAGCGGCATAGCAGAGGTACAGTGTCAGGTTGAAGGCGGCGATTGGAAGCTGTTGGCGGGAAGAGTTGATAACGGCAAATATGCTTTTACCGATTCTGTGGTCATAGCCACCGGTGAACAAAAAACTATCACGCTGCAGGCAATAGACAGGGTAGGAAACAAAAGCGACAAATGGCAATATACCGTTAGCGTAGCTTCCAACATACCTATCATAACAGTAGAAGTACTGGCACCTACTCCGAGTGAGAATCTTATTTCGAAAGATAATGGTACGTTATGTTATTTAAAAGGCATAACCGATATTAGACTATACGCAGAATTACCGAACGCAAACGGTGGTGAAAAGCTGGTTGTAGAAGTAGTAAGACTTAACGAGAATGGACAGTCTAAAGTTGCATTAGAGGATTTTTTTGCTGATCCCAACGCTGTTAAAGCACTTACCATCAAGCCGGATTCTTCGGGAAAGGATGCTTCAAAATTTACGATAAAGGATGGGGTGGCTGACGGTGAATACCAGATAACCGCAAAACAAAATAAGCACTCAAAGACGGTTAAACTTATTATAGACAACACGCCTCCCAAGGTTGAGTCAAGAGTGCCGTTTTATGATTCGGCTTCGTCCACCGAAGTTTATAAATTTACTTCTCTGCAAAATTTCTACGGTACCATTACCGATGGCAGCAGTGGCTCGGGCGTTAAAAGCATAACCGCTAAGATTGACGGGGCTAATCACGAACTCATACGTACAGGCGGCGCATGGAAATCAAAAGAAGCTCCTTCTCTTAACGAAGGAATGCATACGTTGGTACTTAACTATGAGGATAATCTGGGAAATAAAGGCAGCTCGAGTGAAATTTCGTTTGTATATGATGATGCCGACCCGGTGCTTTCCGAAATAACGGTAAACAGCGAGACGAGCGCACAGGTATTGGTTGGTGTTGATACAACCGGAAAAATCTTAAAAAACATTGAAATTAAAGGAAATGTGCAAGATAACGTTGACATGAAGTTTGTGCGCGTTTCCATAGGAAAACCAGATGGTACGTATAAGAAAGACTTTCCTGTTATTTCTATACCCGGAAGCACCGAAACGTCCTGGACTCAAACTATTACCAAAGATGATTTGAAAAACAGCAGCGTCTATGTAGGCGGGCCATATATCATTACGATAACAGCGGAAGATGCTGCGGGCAGAAGAACAATACAAACACGATCGGTCGAAATCGATTCGGAGAAGCCAAAAGTTACGGTTGAATATCCTCAGGTAATCAATAAAACAATTACCATCAAGGGTACGTCATCGGACAATGTGGCATTGCAGTTTGTTAAGATTGTCAAGAAAGATGGTAGTGAACTTATCGGCGTGAGCGAAAGCAGCGGCGATGACCCGAATAAAGCGGAATTTAGCGGTACAAAAGCCTACAACTGGAGCTTCAAACTGGATACAACCAAGTATACCGATAACCAAGATCTTACACTAAAAGCCATTGCTAAAGATAAGGCAGGGCTTGACGTAGAAAAAGAATTTACGCTTAAGATAAATCAGGATAGCGACAGACCGCGCATTGTGATAACCAATGCCAATAAGGATCCTGACAAAGCCGATACGTACACGCTCACAAACGGGCGTACCCTTTACGGATCTATCCAAGATGATGACGGTGTGGTAAAAGAGCTCAAGATTTCAAAAGATGGCGGAAGGACATATGAATCGGTAACGAATATAGGCGGCGGCTGGCAGTATGCATTTGATAAGGATGGCACCTATACGATTACTTTCAAAGCAACCGATAGTATCGGCACCGTATTCCCCTCACCATCGGGAACACCGCCGGCTGAAAAAGCCCCCTATGTGTACTATGAACAGGAAGCGCCCACCAATGGTATAAACACCTTTAACTTGGTTGTGGATAACACCGAGCCTGAGTGTAAAAGCATTCAGTTTACACGGAAGGACGATTATTCCGGCTTGGAAGCTCTTAAACAAAACGCAAAGTTTAAGGCGGAAAAAATCTATGTACAAATAAAGGCCTTTGACGCAAACGGAATTAAGGCAGTAAAACTTGCGATGAAGGACAAAACCGTACAGGCAACAAAGAAGTCTGCATCCGGTACCGAGGAAATCTGGCAGGCGGCCTTTGATTTCTCGGCAGCTGGGCTTGAAGGCACCAACGCCTTGAACATAACGCTCATCGATAATGCCGGTAAAAAAGCTGAACGTTCAACGTCACTTATTATCGATCATACTCCGCCTACCGCGAGCATAGACTACCCGAAAGAAGATTCCCCTCAGTCGGGAAAGATAACTATTTCCGGTATGGTAAAAGATGTGAAGGATAGTAACGGGGAAGAACATATGGGCAGCGGCGTAAATCCGCAAGGCACTAAGTGGCTTATTGTGCCCACAGCTAACGATGTGCCGACAGCAACCACTACCGGCTGGCACGATATGAAAACATCCACCGTTGCAAACTGGAACTTTGAATATAATTTTACAACAGCAATAGGCACTACTGAAGCCGAATGTGAAAATTACGGAACAAAAACCGGTGATTATTATACGATACCGGTGTATGTCCTGACGGAAGATACGGTAGGAAATAAAGCAGTAACCACATTTAGTGTTCTGTATAACCCTGACGGTACAAAACCGATAGTCCATGTCCTTTCTCCCACTAAGGACGCAATAGTAGGTGGAACAATACAAATATTCGGTTCAAGTACTGTTGCCGTAGGCACGCCGGATCATATCGGCGAAGTACATATCCAGTTTTCAAAAACAGGTAATTTTAACAATACAGACTGTATCTTTAATGGAAAGGATTGGTGGAACAATGAGGAAGGTGTGCTTGTCCCCGATACAGACAGTCCAACGGGCGGCGGTGCTTCATGGCGCATGACCGTTAACGAAGACGGCAAGCTTAATCCTCCTACCGGTGATAAATGGCCCTTGTGGTTTAGACTGCGTGCAAAGAATAAAATAGCTGGAACAATAGGAGCATGGTCAGAGCCGATAGAAATCGCTGTGGATAAGTCCGCTCCGACAATAGGCAGCCCTACTGAGATACAGCTTGAAAGTATGGCGGGCGGTAACAACAAAGTCTATGTGCCCAATATGTGGATCAGCAAAGATCTTAAGCTTACCGGTTCCCTTCATGATGAATCCGGTATAAAAGAGCTTATGATAACAGGCGATCTTGAAGGCGGAATACCAATCGGCCTCGCCGAAGCACTCAACACGGGTTGGATTTGTGAAGATACTCATAACAAGCCTACGGGAGCCGGCGTCACCGCTAAAAACTATCTATTAAACTTGCCGCTTGACCTTGATAAGCTAACGCAGGATGCGAAAAATAATAAGGCTTTCAAGGTTAAGATACGGATTGTTGAAGATACAAATAAAAACCTTTCCGCAGATAGGGAATTTACTTTTAGGTACGACATTGAAAATCCGGTAGGCGATTTTGGTACGCTTTTGTATACCTCGAATGCAGAGTTCGGTGTGAACTCCATCACCGACTCAAACCTTGTTGAAAATCTTGGCGGCAGCCATACGGGTAAAAAGATGCTGGTAGGCAATACGGTTGTAACCCCAACCGGTATAAACGGTCATACCGTAAGCTTTATCCCCGCCATTACCGCAGGCAGGCATAATTACATAGTGTTTGCTCCTGATACCATTGTTAAAGATAACACATGGACAATCAGAGGCGTTGCAAATGACGATGGCTCCGGTATAAACGAGGTTGTCGCATGGCTGAATGTAAGCAATACTGCTACACAAAAGATAACCTGTAAAGCGGGCGATCCGACGAATAAGATTTTGCGCCAGCTCGGCGGTCAATGTACGTGGGAAGCACAACTCACACTTCCTGCTGATTTCCCTGACGGTAAGGGTACCGTGCATTACGAAATAAAAGATGCAAGCGGTAACACCACAGGTGAGAAAACGGCGGAAATTCTGGTACGCAGAAAGCCGATACAGGTAAGCAAGATAACCCTTAAAACAAAATACGGTACTGACGGGGTAACGTATGACGGGGCACCGAAAATGAAACAGGATTCAGAGTTAAATGCTACCGGCACCGTTGAAACCAAGGACTTTGCCTTCAAGAGCATAACAGACTCAAAAATCAAGGTTGAATTTAGCGGCGGCGAAGGAACAGTGCAGTATCGGCTCAAATATGGTGGCACTGTGTTGGCAGGACATGATCTTAGGCAGATTGGAAATACCGGAACTATTACTTTGTCAAAAGCTAACCTTGAGAAAATAAAAAATTCTGTTGGTGAAGTGCCGAAAGAACTTGTGCTTGAGCTTTGGGATGCGGCAAAAGGTTATACGCAAGGAACGGATTCCTGTAATGCAATTGTTACGATTAAAACCCTGTTTAATGCGCTTGATGATAAGTCTCCGGTGGTTGTTATACACGACTTCCATTGGAACAGCGAAGACGATAACTCATTGTTTGAGAACAGCAAGGAAAAGGGACACGTGGAAATAGTAGACACTCCTTCCGTATCCGGAAAGGTGAGCATTCGCGGTATTGCCTACGATAATATTAATATTACTACGCTTACCGCTACGTTGCCGAACGGTACGGTAACCGCAACACAGGGTACTGACGGTACTTGGTCATCGGATAAAAAAATGAATAATGACGGCTGTAAGTTCGTTATAGAAAAACACGATGTTGACTTCCGCGGGTATTATCTGAAATGGCGTCTTGACTGGGATACCGAAAAAACGACCGTTGGAAACGGAAAAGAAATAACCGTAATTGCAAACGACGGAACTAACGAGTCAGCGTCTTCGAATGCCGCTATTACAGGAGAAATTAAAGAGATTACACGTACCGACAAGCGCTACGCAACGCATGACAGTTTTGTAAACGCAAAGCCCAATCAGTTTATTGCCTTCAAAGACGGGGAAAAACTATATGCTACCCATATCAGAAGTGTAAACGGCAATACTATTGAACTGAATGAGGATGTTCCAAAAGAGCTCACAACAGCACTGCTGTATTCGTATACGGCAAACAAAACTAAAATAATGGTCAACGTTGTGCCGTATATAACAAAACTTGGAACCTTCCTTTCCGATGCAGCAGGGACAGAATTTGCCCGCTCCGCACTGGGGTATTACTCGGTATATACAGGCGAAATGATAAAGCTTTACGGATTTAACTTAACGAAAAAACCCGTAGTTACGTTTGCAGGGAATTCTTTGACAGTCGGGAATAAGGTTACTAACGATGGTGAGCCATATTATCCCATTACGGTACCGAATGCTGCACAAAGCGGCCAGTTGACGGTAACGGTTGGCGGCATTGAGGCAACGAATAATCTCAATAAGAACCCTGCGTTTAAAGAAGAACCGAAAAAGGGGATAGAAATAACCAAGTATGCATATAATTCCTGTGCAAATGCGGCTAATAAAAAACTGAACGATGACTTACAGCTCTACGTATGGAAAGTAGATGCGTTCCATTCTTCGATTGCAAAGGATATTACCAGTCCACGGCTTAAAATAGCTGCCGACGGCAGATGGTACATGAGCTACGGCGAAGGAATTCCGAGCATGGTGGTAAATAAAAACGGAACAAAAACATCAATCGACTACAGCTATAATAAATTTCATAATACGGCGGTTGCCTATGACGAAGCCGGAAACATTTATGCACTTGCTACCAACACCGACCGAATAAGTGATACTTCTGCAAAGTTCTCATTTTATTCGCGAGAAGTTTCTAAAAAGGATGGCAACACTAGCTATACCTCAAACTGGACAGGAAAATCGCGTTTGGAGCCGGTGTATAATACGGTTAATGGTACCGGAATATACAACATCAACAGGGTAAAGCGCCCTAAAATGGTAGCTGCTGGGAACACTAATGAGGCAAAGATATACATGGCATACTTTGATTCAAACCATTCCGATAATCCGGTCAAATTCCGCTATGGTACCGTTATGAGTGATAATACGTTTACAGGCGGCCTTAAAGATGGCGGGAATAATAGTACTGCTTCCGATTGCCATATTATTGCAAATAAAAATACCGAGTATAAAGGCGGCGACTATGCAGCGGTCGGTGTAACAAAGAGGGGTGTTGCGGTTGTTGCCTGGTACGATGCTGCCGCACGGCGGTTGGTTTATTCATGGAACAGTAATCCGGAAACGCCGCAGACAAGCACAACAACAACCGATAACACATGGCAAAAAAATGCACAGGTTATTGATAATCAATATGCAGGCTGGTATGTTGACCTTGTTGTTGATGAAAATGACGGTATCCATATTGCCTACTATAATAATGCGAAAGGCGATCTAAAATACGCCTATCTTTCTCAATACAATAAGGCCGCGAAAGTAGTAACCGTTGATTCGTACCTTTCGGTTGGTACCCAAATAACGATTAACACCAGAAAAGAGGGCGACAATATTGTACCATATATCTCGTACTATGCGCCGGCGTTTACTCAAACAGCATCTTCGGTGAAGGTTGCATGGCGTACCGATTTTACCAACTTAAAACCCGGTGCCGGTAAAGATGATAAAGACATAGGTACAGATGATTCGTTTACCGGCAAATGGGAGGTAATGACTGTTTCTATGGCTGGTCATATCCCGAACGATGATATTATTGCAAATGGTGTACCGACCGGCACTATCAACGGATGGAATGGCGCTATTGTGCTTGGATTTATGACCGATGACGGTTATAAGAAGGCTGTGCTGACAAAATAA
- a CDS encoding S9 family peptidase: MKSIKLDEFKKYVFLSGLQISDDGNFAAYVAAHMDMEENGYKKALYLLDLQTKKTKQLTGEDVESFFGFDGERLLFSARRSTHEKDESEKTFVYALPLCGGEALPAYCFPYPVLKLKMVDKKTALVLHSWKSDPFATLSKEKAEAAKKEEKDYEVFEEIPFWKNGGGFTSRKRDRLYVYNLSTMKSVALTDEFTQVNSFDFDKKSGDILFTKVTYTDKMPIYDELMLMNIKTKKAKRLHAAVDFMYSDARFLNDAIIYTGADGKKYGINQDADIYCMSKTGNDSKRISPANYDKSLWNSVGSDCRLGSGINTFCENGMYYFITTEDDSSYLNVIDSDGGIRKLTNKKGSVDCFAIKNDTILFIGLREQELQEVYLLNKDGMEECLTNHNAYAQKLTKIKPEEFTFENDGVQLHGFVLKPIDYKSGKKYPGILAIHGGPKTVYGSVFYHEMQFLAQQGYFVFYTNPRGSDGMGRAFADIRGKYGTVDYDDLMKMCDETLKRYKSIDKTRLGVMGGSYGGFMTNWIIGHTDRFAAACSQRSISNWVSKFGITDIGYYFNSDQQGGATPWKNQEKLWEHSPLKYADKCKTPTLFIQGDEDYRCFEACAFQMFTGLKYHGCEAKLVLFHGENHELSRSGKPKHRVRRLTEIFNWFEKYLKK, translated from the coding sequence ATGAAATCGATCAAACTTGATGAGTTTAAAAAGTATGTTTTTTTAAGCGGTTTGCAAATATCCGATGACGGAAACTTTGCCGCCTATGTTGCGGCGCATATGGATATGGAAGAGAACGGATATAAAAAAGCTTTGTATCTGCTTGATTTGCAAACAAAAAAAACAAAACAGCTTACCGGCGAAGATGTTGAATCGTTTTTCGGTTTTGACGGCGAGCGTCTTTTATTTTCCGCACGAAGAAGCACGCATGAAAAAGATGAAAGCGAAAAAACTTTTGTGTATGCTTTGCCGCTTTGCGGAGGAGAGGCGCTGCCTGCATACTGCTTTCCGTATCCGGTTCTAAAATTAAAAATGGTTGACAAAAAAACAGCCCTTGTTTTGCATTCGTGGAAGAGCGATCCCTTTGCCACGTTATCGAAAGAAAAAGCGGAGGCGGCAAAAAAGGAAGAAAAAGACTATGAAGTTTTTGAAGAGATTCCTTTTTGGAAAAATGGCGGCGGTTTTACATCTCGGAAACGGGACAGGCTGTATGTATACAATCTTTCAACGATGAAAAGCGTTGCCTTAACCGATGAGTTTACGCAAGTAAACAGTTTTGACTTTGATAAAAAATCAGGAGACATTCTTTTTACTAAAGTAACGTATACAGATAAAATGCCGATTTATGATGAGCTTATGCTGATGAATATCAAAACAAAAAAAGCGAAGCGCTTACATGCAGCAGTTGATTTTATGTACAGCGATGCTCGGTTTTTAAATGATGCAATAATTTACACCGGCGCTGACGGAAAAAAATACGGCATTAATCAGGATGCTGATATCTATTGTATGTCAAAAACAGGGAACGATTCAAAAAGAATTTCGCCTGCAAATTATGATAAGAGTCTTTGGAATTCGGTCGGCTCTGATTGCAGATTGGGTAGCGGAATAAATACTTTTTGTGAAAACGGTATGTATTATTTTATTACAACCGAAGATGATTCTTCGTATCTGAATGTAATTGATTCAGACGGCGGCATTAGAAAACTGACAAACAAAAAAGGTTCGGTAGATTGTTTTGCAATTAAAAATGATACAATCCTTTTTATCGGATTGCGTGAACAGGAATTGCAGGAAGTATATCTTTTAAACAAAGACGGGATGGAAGAATGCCTTACGAACCATAATGCGTACGCGCAAAAATTAACAAAAATAAAACCTGAAGAATTTACGTTTGAAAATGACGGAGTGCAATTACACGGCTTTGTATTAAAACCGATTGATTATAAAAGCGGAAAAAAATATCCCGGTATTCTTGCAATTCACGGTGGACCGAAAACAGTTTACGGCTCTGTTTTTTATCACGAGATGCAGTTTTTAGCGCAGCAAGGATATTTTGTATTTTATACCAACCCGCGCGGTTCCGACGGAATGGGAAGAGCCTTTGCCGATATTCGCGGGAAATACGGTACGGTTGATTATGATGACCTAATGAAAATGTGTGATGAGACCCTAAAGCGCTACAAGAGTATTGACAAAACAAGACTCGGCGTAATGGGCGGCTCTTACGGCGGATTTATGACAAACTGGATAATCGGGCACACCGATCGTTTTGCAGCAGCCTGTTCACAGCGATCAATTTCCAACTGGGTTTCAAAATTCGGCATAACGGATATCGGCTATTATTTTAATTCCGATCAACAAGGCGGCGCAACTCCGTGGAAAAATCAGGAAAAACTTTGGGAACACAGTCCGCTCAAATATGCCGACAAGTGTAAAACACCCACGCTCTTTATCCAAGGCGATGAGGATTATCGCTGTTTTGAAGCATGCGCTTTTCAAATGTTTACCGGTTTAAAATATCACGGCTGCGAAGCAAAGCTTGTCCTGTTTCATGGCGAAAACCACGAACTTTCACGAAGCGGCAAACCTAAACACAGAGTTCGCCGTCTTACCGAAATTTTTAACTGGTTTGAAAAGTATCTGAAAAAATAA